CGCGACGGCCAGCGCGAGCGGGTCCCAATCGCGCTGGTCGAGGATCGCTTCCGACTCACGACGGACCTCCTCGGCGACGGCTCCTCGTCTGTCGACGCACTGCCGACGGATCGGCCCACGATCGAGCGTCCGAGCGTCCAGAACACGACCCGCCGCTGGGGCGATGTGACCGAGCAGACGACCGACGTCGAGACCGACGTGACGGTGTTCAACCCCAATGGCCCGGTGGTCAACGACTTCATCCGGTTCCGGATGGCCAGCGAGACGTCGATCAACGGCGTCGTCTTCGGCAGCGGCGAGCGGACCGAGGATCGACTGGCGGAGGGCACGAACCTCGTGAACTACACGAGCGTGCTCGACAACGAGCAGGTCCCGGCGTGGTGGGCGCGCCACCTCAACGACGGCGAGTCCTCGACGGTGCGGACGACGACCACGACGACCGTCGACGCCGGGTTCACGACGCTGTCGGTGCCGACCGAGAATCGAACCTCGACGTTCGAGACGGACTTGCTGGCTGGTCTGAACAGCACGCAGGAACAGCCCATCGAGCAGGACGGTGAGACGTTCCTCGTCGCCGAATCGACGTCTGCGGCGTGGGAGGAAGCGACCCCCCAGACCGCGCCGCTCTCGGCGGAGAGCACCCTCCGGAACGAACGCCAGTTCCCGATCACGGTCGAGCGGATCGACTACACCGTCTCGATCAACGAGATCACGCTGGCCGACGGCAGCCATCAGGAGGGGACGACGATCCTGCCGGGCGCGAGCGAGACGGTCGAACTGCCGATGGAACTTGACAACTCGAAGATGGATAAGTGGTGGGTCACCCACGTCCCCGAGGAGACCTCACTGCTGGACGTCGACGCGACGGCGACGATCAACGCCGCCGGCCAGACCCGGACCGTGCCTCTGGAGATGTTCTCGAAGAACCAGACCGTCGAGACGGATATCCTCGCCGACGAATGAATATGTGTCCTGACACGAAAGGCTAAAGATTCTGGCTCACAATGTACACACGATGAGTTCGAAAAAGCGGGTCCAGTTCCGCGCGCCGGATCGGTTGATCGATCGGACGGACGCGCTCGCGACAGTTCTCGGCGAGGACCGAACCGACGTCCTCGTCACCGCACTCCGGGAGTATCTGCAGGACGCGACGCACGACGACACGCTCGTCCAGGAGATCGCGGCCGCCTACTACGACGACGAGATTACTGACGAGCAGCTCCAGGCGTTGCTCGGGGCCGAACGGGCGGCGAATTTTCGGGTTCTGAAACAGCAACTCGACGAGGCATACGTCGAGGACGTCTCGGAGGCCTGAATGGGCACAGTCGTCGCCGACACGTCGGGACTCGTGAGTCTCGGGATCGCCGCCGGAGACGACCCAGACCCCCTGGCAGACTGTCTCGACGAATACAACGTCGTCGTCCCGTCGATCGTCTTCGACGAACTACAGGAGATCGCCGACTTCGAGGACGCCCACGGCCGGGCCGCAGCGGCGGTCGTCGACAGCGACGCAACTGAACGCAGACACGCGGACCTCGACGAGGAGTTTCCGCTCGACGACGGGGAGAACGCAGCCGTGACGCTCGCAAACGAAATCGACGCCGACCTCTTTCTCTGTGACGAATTCAACAGCCTCGGCTTGATCCATGCATCGCTGTCGAACACCCGTCTCGTCACGACGCCGACGTTGCTCTCGGTGCTCGTCCGGCGTGGACGACTCTCGACCGCAGAGGCCGCATCGGCGCTCGAAACGATCAGCCGTGCTCGAAGTTGGGAGTCGAACAGCTACGTCACGCGGGCCCGAGCGCTGTTCGACGACTAGATCCCGTCCAGCGGCGACGCTTTCGACTCCGCGAGGCGCTCGAACTGCTCTTCGCTCAGTGTGACCGCTGCGGCCCCGAGATTCTCCTCCAGTTGCTCGACGGTCCGTGCGCCGACGATGGGGGCGGCGACCTGCTGGTGGTGCATCAGCCACGCGAGGCTGACCTGGGCGGGCGTGGCGTCGACTTCTTCGGCGACGGCTTCGACCTCGTCGACGACGTCGAAGTTCTCGTCGGTCAGGTAGTACTCTTTCCAGCCGTCGTCCTCGGAGGCGGTGGAGTCGGCGGCGCGGTCCTCGCGGCTGTACTTCCCGGTGAGGACGCCCTGGCCCAGCGGGCTCCACGGCACGAGGTCGATGTCGTACTCGGCGCACATGTCCAGATAGGTGTCCTCGACCTCGCGGTTGACGAGGTTGTACCGCGGCTGGGACACAGTAAAGGGCTCGAAGCCGTAGCGGTCTGCGATCTCGTTTGCCTTCGCGACGTGCCAGCCGTCGGGCACGTGCGTCGAAGCGCCGAGGAAGTTGACCGTGCCGTCTTCGACGAGGCCGTTCAGTGTGCGCATCAACTGCTCGGCGGGGGTGTCGTCGTCCCAGCGGTGGACGTACAGCAGATCGAGGTAGTCCGTGCCGAGCCGATCGAGTATCTGGTCGATCTGACGCCGGACGTGCGTCCGGGAGAGCCCCGAGAAGTTGGGGTTGTCCTCGCGAGTGGGCCAGTAGACCTTCGAGGCGACGACGTAGTCGCTGCGGTCTCGCTGGGCGAGCCAGTTGCCGATCCAGGTCTCGCTGTCGCCGTCGCCGTAGATGTCTGCGGTGTCGATGAATCGGCCGCCCGCCTGCTCGTAGGCGTCCAGCAGTTCGTAGGCCCGATCCTCGCCGATCTCGACGGTGCCCTGGTCGGTCTCGCGGCCGAAGCGCCAGGTCCCGAAGGCGAGTTCGCTCACCTGCAAGCCGGTGCGTCCCAGCGGGACGTACTCCAGTTCCATGTCAC
The Halapricum salinum genome window above contains:
- a CDS encoding aldo/keto reductase, which produces MELEYVPLGRTGLQVSELAFGTWRFGRETDQGTVEIGEDRAYELLDAYEQAGGRFIDTADIYGDGDSETWIGNWLAQRDRSDYVVASKVYWPTREDNPNFSGLSRTHVRRQIDQILDRLGTDYLDLLYVHRWDDDTPAEQLMRTLNGLVEDGTVNFLGASTHVPDGWHVAKANEIADRYGFEPFTVSQPRYNLVNREVEDTYLDMCAEYDIDLVPWSPLGQGVLTGKYSREDRAADSTASEDDGWKEYYLTDENFDVVDEVEAVAEEVDATPAQVSLAWLMHHQQVAAPIVGARTVEQLEENLGAAAVTLSEEQFERLAESKASPLDGI